The following are encoded in a window of Prosthecodimorpha staleyi genomic DNA:
- a CDS encoding ABC transporter permease, whose translation MWLYVARRILYAVPIALGVTAFCFALVYLAPGNPLQLLLPPDASAEVIDLIKKTYGFDKPIPVQYAIWLGRALTGDLGVSIATNRPVTGEVLGALSNTVILSVAAVILAFSLAFTLGLLAAWFNGRWVDRLVTGFSIVGVSVPNYWLGMVLIIVFAVNMNWLPATGMGSKGSESFRLTDWEQLRHAILPVVTMSMIPLGIIMRTTRSAVSEVLNHDFVQTLRAKGLGEFAVLRHAVRNALPAVLAVMGLQFGYLMGGSILIETIFTWPGTGFLLNKAILTRDIPVLQGTILVLALIFVATNLVVDLIQTAVDPRIKRA comes from the coding sequence ATGTGGCTCTACGTCGCCCGCCGCATTCTCTACGCCGTCCCGATCGCGCTCGGCGTCACCGCCTTCTGCTTTGCGCTGGTCTATCTGGCGCCCGGCAATCCGCTGCAGCTGCTTCTGCCGCCGGATGCCTCTGCGGAAGTGATCGATCTGATCAAGAAGACCTACGGTTTCGACAAGCCGATCCCGGTGCAATACGCGATCTGGCTCGGCCGCGCCCTGACCGGCGATCTGGGCGTCTCGATCGCCACCAACCGGCCGGTCACCGGCGAGGTGCTCGGCGCCCTGTCCAATACCGTCATCCTGTCCGTCGCCGCCGTGATCCTGGCCTTCTCGCTGGCCTTCACGCTCGGCCTGCTTGCCGCCTGGTTCAACGGCCGCTGGGTCGACCGGCTGGTCACCGGTTTCTCGATCGTCGGCGTCAGCGTGCCAAACTACTGGCTCGGCATGGTGCTGATCATCGTCTTCGCGGTGAACATGAACTGGCTGCCGGCGACCGGCATGGGATCCAAGGGCTCGGAGAGCTTCCGGCTGACCGACTGGGAGCAGTTGCGCCACGCCATCCTGCCGGTCGTCACCATGTCGATGATCCCGCTCGGCATCATCATGCGGACGACCCGCTCGGCCGTCTCGGAAGTGCTCAACCACGACTTCGTCCAGACGCTGCGCGCCAAGGGGCTCGGCGAATTCGCGGTGCTGCGCCATGCCGTGCGCAACGCTTTGCCGGCGGTGCTGGCCGTGATGGGCCTCCAGTTCGGCTACCTGATGGGCGGGTCGATCCTGATCGAGACGATCTTCACTTGGCCCGGCACGGGGTTCCTGCTCAACAAGGCAATCCTGACCCGCGACATCCCGGTCCTGCAGGGCACCATCCTGGTGCTCGCCCTCATCTTCGTCGCCACCAATCTGGTCGTGGATCTGATCCAGACCGCCGTCGATCCGCGCATCAAACGGGCATGA